Proteins from a genomic interval of Melospiza georgiana isolate bMelGeo1 chromosome 20, bMelGeo1.pri, whole genome shotgun sequence:
- the FAM163B gene encoding protein FAM163B, whose amino-acid sequence MTAGTVVITGGILATVILLCIIAVLCYCRLQYYCCKKDESEEDEEEPDFAVHSHIPPLHCNRNVVLTNGPSLYSSSPFAKKPAQSRPSCPSCTPYEPPTSFLQEPPTSFLQETPTSFLQEPPTSFLQETPTSFLQEPTASFLQEPTTSFLQEPPSSFLQEPPTFFLQEPPEDLHNGGDRVSYKTVSQEDLALPVSNLQALNPNRLSAMREAFSRSRSISTDV is encoded by the exons ATGACAGCCGGGACCGTGGTCATCACAGGTGGAATTTTAGCGACTGTCATTTTACTCTGTATCATCGCCGTCCTCTGCTACTGTAGGCTCCAG TACTACTGCTGCAAGAAGGATGAATccgaggaggacgaggaggagccCGACTTCGCCGTGCACTCGCACATCCCTCCGCTGCACTGCAACCGCAACGTAGTGCTGACCAACGGCCCCTCGCTCTACTCCTCATCCCCCTTCGCCAAAAAACCAGCCCAGAGCCggcccagctgccccagctgcactCCCTACGAGCCCCCAACCTCCTTCCTCCAAGAACCCCCCACCTCCTTCCTCCAGGAGACCCCTACATCCTTCCTCCAAGAGCCCCCAACCTCCTTCCTCCAAGAAACCCCAACCTCCTTCCTCCAAGAGCCCACCGCATCTTTCCTCCAGGAGCCCACCACATCTTTCCTCCAGGAGccccccagctccttcctgcaggagccCCCCACCTTCTTCCTGCAGGAGCCCCCCGAGGATCTGCACAACGGGGGGGACAGGGTGAGCTACAAGACGGTGAGCCAGGAGGATCTGGCGCTGCCCGTGTCCAACCTGCAGGCGCTCAACCCCAACCGGCTCTCGGCCATGCGGGAGGCGTTCTCCCGCAGCCGCAGCATCAGCACCGATGTCTGA